Within Fusobacterium gonidiaformans ATCC 25563, the genomic segment GCGAGTTTATATGCATTGTGAAATAAAATGATAGACAAATGTATGGAAAAGGTATAGAATACGCTTAAAGTAGTACAAAAAACAATTTTTTAGGAGGAAGTTTATGAACGTAAAGAAAGTTTTAGTATTAGCTTCAGTGTTATTAAGTGTTAGTGCTTATGCAGAAAGTATGGAGGCAAATGGAATGCATAACAAGTTGATTATTGCTCACAGAGGAGCGAGCGGATACTTACCGGAACATACCTTAGAATCCAAAGCTTTGGCATTTGCACAAGGTGCAGATTACTTAGAACAAGACTTGGCAATGTCAAAAGACGGAAGATTGATAGTCATTCATGACCATTTTTTAGATGGTTTAACAGACGTTGCTAAAAAATTCCCAGACAGAAAAAGAGAAGACGGAAGATATTACGTGATCGATTTTACTTGGGATGAGCTACAAACTTTAGAGATGACAGAAAACTTTAGTACAGAAAATGGAGTACAAAAACAAGTGTATCCAGGACGATTCCCATTGTGGGCTTCTCACTTTAGACTTCATACTTTCGAAGATGAAATTGAATTTATCCAAGGTTTAGAAAAATCAACAGGAAGAAAAGTTGGAATTTATCCAGAAATTAAAGCTCCATGGTTCCATCATCAAAATGGAAAAGATATTGCAAAAGCAACCTTAGAAGTTTTGAAAAAATATGGATATACTAAAAAATCAGATTTAGTATATTTACAAACTTTTGATTACAATGAATTAAAGAGAGTGAAAACTGAGTTAATGCCACAAATGGGAATGGATTTAAAATTAGTACAATTGATTGCTTATACTGATTGGCATGAAACAGAAGAAAAAGGAAAAGATGGAAAATGGATCAATTATGACTATGACTGGATGTTTAAAAAAGGAGCTATGAAAGAAGTTGCTAAATATGCAGATGGTGTTGGTCCAGGATGGTATATGTTAGTAGATGAAAATACTTCTACTTTAGGTAACTTAAAATATACAGATATGGTAGAAGATATTAAAACAACAAAAATGGAAAATCATCCATATACTGTCAGAAAAGATGCTTTACCTAAATTTGTAAAAGATATTGATGAAATGTATGATGCTTTATTAAATAAATCAGGAGCAACTGGTTTATTTACAGATTTTCCTGATTTAGGAGTAAAATTTGTGGAAACAAAATAAAGAAAAAGGAGAGGGTGGTAACCTTCTCCTTTATTTATTTTTTTGGAAGTGAGGATTTTGTAAAAGATGATGTAAAATTAAGTATAATTGCTTCGCTTCTTTGGCATCAATATTGATACACTTTCCCATATTTTTTGGAATATTCACTGCTTTTTCTTTTAAGGCTTCTCCTTCAGTTGTTAATTCAATCCATACTTTTCTTTCGTCTTCTTTGGAACGAATTCTTCTAATCCAAGATTTTTGCTCCATTTTTTTTAGAAGAGGTGTTAAAGTGCCTGAATCTAAATAGAGATAAGATCCTAATTCTTTTACAGAAACCTTTTTTTGCTCCCAAAGAACCATCATTGTGATATATTGCGTATAGGTGAGATGTAAAGGCTCTAAATAAGGTTGGTAAGCTCTTGTAATTTCTTTTGCAACAGCATATAAAGGGAAACATAATTGATTTTCTAATTTTAATACATCATACTTATCCATAATAAAACTCCAGTTTTTGATTTATTATAACACCGATTTAATGATTTCATCTATCTTTGAAATATCTGTAGTTGGTTCAAATCGTTGAAGTACTTTTCCATTTCTATCCACTAAAAATTTTGTAAAATTCCATTTAATACTAGATTTTTCTGTAAAATTAGGATCTTCTTTGCTTAAAATGTCTTCTAAAATAGGAGTCAATTTATGTTCAGCATCAAAACCTGCAAAAGACTTTTCACTTTGTAGATATTGAAATAGTGGATGAGCAGTTTCTCCATTTACATCAATTTTAGAAAATTGTGGAAAAGAAACACCAAAATTTAAAGAACAAAAATCAGAGATTTCATAATCTGTTCCGGGAGCTTGTTGTCCGAATTGATTACAAGGGAAACCTAAGATAATAAGCCCTTTTTCTTGATATTTTTTATATAGATTTTCTAAGTCATTGTATTGTGGAGTAAAGCCACAAGCTGTAGCAGTATTCACAATTAAAAGTACTTTTCCTTGATAATCTTGTAGGGAAATATCTTCTCCCTTGATGTTTTTCACATTAAATTCATAAATATTCATATTATACCCTCTCCTTATAATCAATAATAAATATATGTGACATGAGTATTAGTACACTTGTACTAGCTAAACATAGTGCTAAAGGTTGCCCGAATAGACTTAAAATTTCTTACATATCATCCCTCCGTTTTATAATATCTCTAAAATATATTTTTTAAAATTAAATTGTATAAAATTAATATAATCATTTTTTTCTATTTTGTCAAGAAATTTTATAATATAAAAAAAGGAGTTCGTCATTTTTTTTGACGAGACTCCTTCTATACTATTTACAGAATATTTTATTTTGCTTCAATCCAAAGAACTGCATCTTGAGATAATTCTTTTCCATTGTGAGTTTTTTCTCCACCGGCACCTAGAGCAGCAAATCCCCAATACCCAGCATGTACAGGAATGAAAGAGAAATATCCAAATTCATCAGCTCGAAGTACCATCGCTGCATTTTCAAATTTATTTTCTCCTACGAATTGAGAATTTTGAATATCAGCATTGATATATTCTACTTCGATTTCAGCATTTGCAACAGCCTTTCCTTCAGGATCTACTACTTTTCCTCGGAATACTTGTCCTACCCATAGATTTGTTGGGTTATTCAAAGGAATAATTTCAGGATAACCTTCTGCAATTCTAGCATCCCAATCTGTAGAGATATCATCTTTATTGACAAAAGCTTTTGTAACTTGTTGAATATAAATTTCTTCAGAAGCTTCGTAATAAGGAGCAGGAACTGCTACAAATCCCCAATCTCCTCCACCTTTTAAACCAGTTGTTTTATCAAAAGTGAATTTATAAGCTTGTACTTGATGTCCATTTGGACCAAATTTAGAAGAGACCAATTTATTCTTTAAATCTGTTTTTTGTTCTTTGTGTACAGAGAAAAAAGCTTCCATTGGTTTAATACTTCCTTTTTCATCTTTTCCAATATCCATACTGTGACCTTCCATTCCTTCTCCCGGATGTGTAAAAATTAACTCAAATGGAACAGTATTTTTATCTGTAATATTA encodes:
- the glpQ gene encoding glycerophosphodiester phosphodiesterase, which produces MNVKKVLVLASVLLSVSAYAESMEANGMHNKLIIAHRGASGYLPEHTLESKALAFAQGADYLEQDLAMSKDGRLIVIHDHFLDGLTDVAKKFPDRKREDGRYYVIDFTWDELQTLEMTENFSTENGVQKQVYPGRFPLWASHFRLHTFEDEIEFIQGLEKSTGRKVGIYPEIKAPWFHHQNGKDIAKATLEVLKKYGYTKKSDLVYLQTFDYNELKRVKTELMPQMGMDLKLVQLIAYTDWHETEEKGKDGKWINYDYDWMFKKGAMKEVAKYADGVGPGWYMLVDENTSTLGNLKYTDMVEDIKTTKMENHPYTVRKDALPKFVKDIDEMYDALLNKSGATGLFTDFPDLGVKFVETK
- a CDS encoding MarR family winged helix-turn-helix transcriptional regulator, with protein sequence MDKYDVLKLENQLCFPLYAVAKEITRAYQPYLEPLHLTYTQYITMMVLWEQKKVSVKELGSYLYLDSGTLTPLLKKMEQKSWIRRIRSKEDERKVWIELTTEGEALKEKAVNIPKNMGKCINIDAKEAKQLYLILHHLLQNPHFQKNK
- a CDS encoding glutathione peroxidase, with the translated sequence MNIYEFNVKNIKGEDISLQDYQGKVLLIVNTATACGFTPQYNDLENLYKKYQEKGLIILGFPCNQFGQQAPGTDYEISDFCSLNFGVSFPQFSKIDVNGETAHPLFQYLQSEKSFAGFDAEHKLTPILEDILSKEDPNFTEKSSIKWNFTKFLVDRNGKVLQRFEPTTDISKIDEIIKSVL
- a CDS encoding DUF4198 domain-containing protein translates to MLSKKILFTSLALCISASAFAHFQLIHTTSSNITDKNTVPFELIFTHPGEGMEGHSMDIGKDEKGSIKPMEAFFSVHKEQKTDLKNKLVSSKFGPNGHQVQAYKFTFDKTTGLKGGGDWGFVAVPAPYYEASEEIYIQQVTKAFVNKDDISTDWDARIAEGYPEIIPLNNPTNLWVGQVFRGKVVDPEGKAVANAEIEVEYINADIQNSQFVGENKFENAAMVLRADEFGYFSFIPVHAGYWGFAALGAGGEKTHNGKELSQDAVLWIEAK